The Priestia koreensis genomic interval CGCTCAATGTCACGCTTCGCTTCCTTCTTCTTCAGATCTTCACGCTTGTCATATTTCTTTTTACCCTTCCCGACACCAAGTAAAACTTTCGCAAATCCGTTTTTCAAATACACTTTTAGCGGTACGAGCGAGTAACCTGTCTCTTTCGTATAGCCAATTAGCTTGTTGATTTCACGGCGATGCATTAGTAACTTACGCGTGCGCAGTGGGTCATGGTTATAGCGGTTTCCTTGTTCGTACGGACTTACGTGCATGCTGTATAGAAATAATTCCCCGTTGTGGACACGTGCGTATGAATCTTTTAAGTTCACGCGACCAGCACGAATGGATTTAATTTCTGTCCCTTGCAGCACAATCCCTGTTTCAAATGTTTCCTCAATAAAGTAATCATGGTTTGCTTTTTTGTTTTGAGCTATTACTTTTCCTGCTCCCTTTGGCATAACAATCCCTCTCTATCTACATCAAACTTAGCGGGAGAGCGGAGCCCTAAAGCTCCTTTCTCCTACTATTGTTTTTTGCGCTTTTTCTTTTTCGTCGGCTTTGCAACGCCTTCGTAGAACTTGCGCTTTTTCTTCGGCTTCTTATCAGATGATGATGAGGCTGAAGCTGAAGGTGAAGACGGTTTTCTTCTTGTTGAACGTTCGCCGCCTTGTTTTTTCGTCGGCTTTTTGCGTCCATCCTGTTTCCCTTTAATCACCGTTGGACGTGCTTTACGCTCACGGCGCTGAGAGCCCTTCATACCTTCTACAACAAAATCAACTGAACGCTCTTCTTTATTCACATCGACTACACGTACCGTAATTTCATCACCAATACGAAGAACATTACCTGTGCGCTCACCGATCATAGCGTATTGACGATCATCATAGCGGTAGTAATCGTCTGTTAAGTCACTTACATGAATAAGACCTTCAACCGTATTTTCTAACTCCACGAACACACCGAAGTTTGTTACGGAGCTAATAATACCGTCAAATACTTCGCCGACTTTGTCAGCCATGTATTCTGCTTTCTTCATGTCATCTGTTTCACGCTCTGCATCAACTGCACGACGTTCCATGTTTGACGAATGCTCCGCAATTTCAGGAAGCAGCTCTGCCCATTTCGCGCGCGTATTTTCATCCACTTTTCCTTCGATTAAGTACGT includes:
- the smpB gene encoding SsrA-binding protein SmpB, yielding MPKGAGKVIAQNKKANHDYFIEETFETGIVLQGTEIKSIRAGRVNLKDSYARVHNGELFLYSMHVSPYEQGNRYNHDPLRTRKLLMHRREINKLIGYTKETGYSLVPLKVYLKNGFAKVLLGVGKGKKKYDKREDLKKKEAKRDIERAFRDRQKV